A single Candoia aspera isolate rCanAsp1 chromosome 7, rCanAsp1.hap2, whole genome shotgun sequence DNA region contains:
- the MYF6 gene encoding myogenic factor 6 yields the protein MMDLFESGSYFFYLDGENGALQTLDMAEGSPLYPGSDSTLSPSSCQDQLAPEPGGGGGGGDSSGEEQHVLAPPGLQPLHCPGQCLIWACKTCKKKAAPTDRRKAATLRERRRLKKINEAFEALKRRTVANPNQRLPKVEILRSAISYIERLQELLQRLDQQDKGQELLLPTGSGSAEGSSAFSFSSPKRGNMATPDYLSTCSAAWPSGSEHSRTLPISAKEGGTPADSSASSSLRCLSSIVNSISSEDRKVPNGEDVVEK from the exons ATGATGGACCTTTTCGAATCCGGCTCCTACTTCTTCTACCTGGACGGCGAGAATGGAGCCCTGCAGACGCTGGACATGGCCGAGGGATCGCCGCTCTACCCGGGCAGCGACAGCACGCTGTCGCCCTCTTCGTGCCAGGACCAACTAGCCCCGgagcccggcggcggcggcggcggcggcgatagCAGCGGCGAGGAGCAGCACGTGCTAGCGCCGCCGGGCCTCCAGCCGCTACACTGCCCAGGCCAGTGCCTCATATGGGCCTGCAAGACGTGCAAGAAGAAAGCGGCGCCCACTGACCGGCGCAAGGCGGCCACGCTGCGCGAGAGGAGGCGCCTCAAGAAGATCAACGAGGCCTTCGAGGCCCTCAAGAGGCGGACCGTGGCCAACCCCAACCAGAGGCTGCCCAAGGTGGAGATCCTGCGCAGCGCCATCAGCTACATCGAGAGGCTTCAGGAGCTGCTCCAGCGCCTCGACCagcaggacaaaggccaggagcTGCTCCTGCCCACTGGCAGTGGAAGCGCCGAGGGCAGCAGCGCTTTCAGCTTCAGCAGCCCCAAGCGCGGAAAC aTGGCCACCCCCGACTACTTGAGCACCTGCAGCGCCGCCTGGCCGAGCGGCTCTGAGCATTCCCGGACGCTGCCGATCAGCGCCAAGGAAG GCGGGACTCCCGCGGATTCTTCAGCCTCAAGCAGCCTGCGCTGCCTCTCCTCTATCGTGAACAGTATCTCTTCCGAAGATCGCAAAGTACCCAACGGGGAAGATGTGGTGGAAAAGTAG